The Leptospira johnsonii genome window below encodes:
- a CDS encoding pectate lyase → MTSTFRMLGFVSFLYLGVFDFGTNLILEQVLDPSFHTINQLEASSCNPPGTYEFFPGTGYYPSGSSEVYPWQTPAGVSFEGFETYADGAIIEASSNKALQSHIEVTSGTLVSKHLSGGVYKRAKTEDYNFRMLIQGLNNGSRVKWTDQALEARFYIDSWQDATDSWQGIHLFTRYRTENDLYVASLRSDGTVYFKKKLCGTYTTLATGTLKDLAGNPKSFQTKQWYKLTLVAIGNHIDFYVDNVLQLSITDGTFSWGTSGIRTDYANVYLDDLILHDDLSDF, encoded by the coding sequence ATGACTTCCACCTTTAGAATGTTAGGCTTTGTTAGTTTCCTGTATTTAGGCGTTTTTGACTTTGGAACGAATCTCATTCTGGAACAAGTTTTAGATCCTTCTTTCCATACAATCAACCAACTGGAGGCGAGTTCCTGTAATCCTCCTGGAACTTACGAATTTTTTCCCGGAACAGGTTATTATCCCAGCGGATCCAGCGAAGTCTATCCTTGGCAAACGCCAGCAGGAGTCTCGTTCGAAGGTTTCGAAACTTATGCAGACGGGGCCATAATAGAAGCAAGTTCTAACAAAGCGTTGCAATCTCATATTGAAGTTACTTCCGGGACCTTGGTATCCAAACATCTTTCCGGCGGGGTTTATAAGAGGGCAAAAACGGAAGATTATAATTTCAGGATGCTGATCCAGGGTTTGAATAATGGCTCTCGGGTGAAGTGGACGGACCAAGCATTAGAGGCTAGGTTTTATATAGATTCCTGGCAGGATGCTACTGACAGTTGGCAAGGAATTCATCTATTTACAAGATACAGAACCGAAAATGATCTCTATGTGGCATCTCTCCGAAGCGACGGAACTGTATATTTTAAGAAAAAACTCTGTGGGACTTATACAACCTTGGCAACGGGAACTTTAAAGGATCTGGCAGGAAATCCAAAGTCTTTCCAAACAAAACAATGGTACAAACTAACCCTAGTTGCGATCGGAAACCATATCGATTTTTACGTGGATAATGTTCTGCAATTGTCTATCACAGATGGAACTTTCAGTTGGGGAACTTCTGGGATTCGAACTGATTATGCAAATGTGTATCTGGACGACCTGATCTTGCATGATGATCTGAGTGATTTTTGA
- a CDS encoding DoxX family protein produces the protein MYLSNLMNHFFRMEDKDDRNHIIIRILVGGVFIWEGVIKFLYLNQGIGRFTKLGFSYPDLTASFIGGLEIIGGTMLILGILTKPLSIVFITEMIVAMYLTKLPLLFGTSPLPPPQAPPVLGIWAVLHEIRSEYSQALGCLFLYLSGAGRFSLDSILNQRIFNGRIKRR, from the coding sequence ATGTATCTGAGCAATTTAATGAATCATTTCTTTCGCATGGAAGATAAGGATGATAGGAATCATATTATTATCCGGATTCTTGTAGGAGGTGTTTTTATCTGGGAAGGGGTCATTAAATTCCTCTATTTAAATCAAGGAATCGGGAGATTTACGAAGTTAGGATTTTCGTATCCAGACCTGACTGCATCATTTATAGGTGGTTTAGAAATTATCGGAGGAACAATGCTGATACTGGGAATTTTAACAAAACCTTTAAGTATTGTATTTATTACTGAGATGATAGTTGCGATGTATCTTACTAAATTGCCTCTTTTATTCGGAACTTCTCCGTTACCGCCGCCTCAAGCGCCACCGGTTCTCGGAATCTGGGCAGTTCTGCATGAGATCCGATCCGAGTATTCACAGGCACTCGGATGTTTATTTCTATATTTATCCGGAGCAGGCCGCTTTTCTCTGGATTCCATTTTAAATCAGAGAATATTTAATGGAAGGATTAAGCGAAGATAG
- a CDS encoding glycosyltransferase, giving the protein MRPSVSIILPTYNESKNLPIAADRITRSLSDYRHEIIVVDDDSPDHTWEVAEHLQEKIPQLKVIRRLSGKGLSSAVLTGMGAAEGEVFVVMDSDLQHDEKILPEMIRSFYERDVDLCLGTRYAKGGSTGKWSLARIGISRFANFLAKGLLGLPVSDPMSGYFGIKRSVYSDTKNSINPRGFKILLEFLGRSKENLKIEEIPYTFQTRMYGETKLNNSVIKSFFLAILDIRFGKWVSPTFLLYSLVGASGVLVNLVGFLIAELCKFPDVQTGISFLDPFSLSVFFGIELSILSNFFLNNYFTFYERRYSGKNLGFGFFLFHSVSLIGILVQMSAFHFIYYSIFKQWNGTSELTLKFGADILSILTAMVSNYFLNSNLTWSKKPELKI; this is encoded by the coding sequence ATGCGACCCTCCGTTTCTATTATACTTCCTACATACAACGAAAGCAAAAACCTACCTATTGCTGCGGATAGGATTACCAGATCTTTATCCGATTACCGTCATGAGATCATTGTGGTTGATGACGATAGCCCGGACCATACCTGGGAAGTCGCTGAACATCTTCAGGAAAAGATCCCACAACTTAAAGTGATCCGGAGATTGAGCGGAAAAGGATTATCTTCCGCAGTTCTTACGGGCATGGGCGCAGCAGAAGGAGAAGTTTTCGTGGTAATGGATTCGGACCTGCAACACGACGAGAAAATTCTTCCAGAGATGATCCGTTCATTTTATGAAAGAGATGTCGATCTATGTCTAGGGACAAGATATGCCAAAGGTGGATCTACCGGAAAATGGTCCTTGGCAAGAATTGGGATCAGCAGATTTGCGAATTTTTTAGCAAAAGGTCTTTTGGGTCTACCTGTCTCAGATCCTATGAGCGGATATTTCGGGATCAAACGTTCCGTGTATTCGGATACTAAAAATTCTATCAACCCGAGAGGCTTTAAGATCCTTTTGGAATTTTTAGGCAGAAGTAAAGAAAATCTAAAAATAGAAGAGATCCCTTATACATTCCAGACCAGAATGTATGGAGAAACAAAACTCAATAATTCAGTGATCAAAAGTTTCTTTTTGGCCATCCTGGACATTCGTTTCGGAAAATGGGTCTCACCAACCTTCCTACTCTATTCTCTCGTAGGAGCAAGCGGAGTTCTTGTGAATCTAGTAGGATTTCTGATCGCAGAATTATGCAAATTCCCGGATGTGCAAACCGGCATCTCATTCTTGGATCCTTTTTCACTTTCTGTATTTTTCGGGATAGAACTTTCAATCCTATCGAACTTCTTCTTGAATAACTACTTTACATTTTATGAAAGAAGGTATTCTGGGAAAAATTTGGGATTTGGATTTTTTCTATTCCATTCCGTGAGTCTGATAGGCATTTTGGTTCAGATGTCCGCATTCCACTTTATCTACTATTCCATTTTCAAACAATGGAACGGAACATCTGAACTTACTTTAAAATTCGGTGCGGATATTCTTTCCATACTGACTGCGATGGTCTCGAATTAT